One Gavia stellata isolate bGavSte3 chromosome 20, bGavSte3.hap2, whole genome shotgun sequence genomic region harbors:
- the ANKRD60 gene encoding LOW QUALITY PROTEIN: ankyrin repeat domain-containing protein 60 (The sequence of the model RefSeq protein was modified relative to this genomic sequence to represent the inferred CDS: deleted 2 bases in 1 codon; substituted 2 bases at 2 genomic stop codons): MGGNKSPSVITVLHYFLWWSLEPCHHYAFLPLQTFSAQCCLAETTEIFSLPRYQNDLTLKLKSHLELLTGIPLHFXRLQYLHEVDLPDESTLKDNEIVPGGTIIMHIWXEDGWEHLMAAATKGETAKLAHLGVTEDFVGTDAEVLGPQQKKDRVAHRAFVALFVASHRGHVETAKFLLRYGVDLYSKTRPGRVPALHLAAVVGECGCTELLLGYGARALGSDSEGHAAVSLARLRGREQSERTMVRFQWRKRSPGAVPRSSTVNRACSACLVPHPKIHVD; encoded by the exons ATGGGTGGGAACAAAAGTCCCTCTGTAATCACTGTGCTGCATTACTTTCTGTGGTGGTCCCTG GAACCATGTCACCACTATGCCTTCCTGCCCCTGCAGACCTTCAGTGCCCAGTGCTGTCTAGCTGAAACTACTGAGATCTTTTCACTGCCTCGGTACCAAAATGACTTGACTCTGAAGCTTAAGTCCCATTTAGAATTGTTGACTGGGATCCCCCTTCATTTCTAGAGGCTTCAGTACCTGCATGAAG TAGATCTGCCAGATGAGTCTACGCTTAAGGACAATGAAATTGTCCCTGGTGGAACGATTATAATGCACATCTGGTGAGAAGATGGCTGGGAGCATCTCATGGCTGCTGCTACAAAAGGAGAGACTGCGAAG CTGGCCCATCTGGGAGTTACAGAGGACTTTGTGGGCACCGACGCGGAGGTACTGGGaccacagcagaaaaaggacCGGGTAGCACACCGAGCTTTCGTGGCACTGTTTGTTGCCAGCCACAGAGGTCATGTTGAAACTGCCAAGTTTCTCCTGAGATATG GTGTGGATTTGTATTCTAAAACCCGTCCAGGAAGGGTT CCTGCCCTTCACCTCGCTGCTGTCGTGGGCGAGTGCGGCTGCACTGAACTGCTCCTTGGCTATGGGGCACGAGCTCTTGGCTCGGACAGTGAGGGACACGCTGCGGTGAGCCTGGcccggctgcggggccgggagcAGAGTGAACGCACCATGGTTCGCTTCCAGTGGAGGAAGAGGTCCCCTGGCGCGGTGCCACGCTCCAGCACTGTGAATCGAGCCTGCAGCGCATGTCTGGTCCCACATCCCAAAATACATGTGGACTAA